In Xiphophorus hellerii strain 12219 chromosome 13, Xiphophorus_hellerii-4.1, whole genome shotgun sequence, the following proteins share a genomic window:
- the dtnbp1b gene encoding dystrobrevin binding protein 1b isoform X4 yields the protein MEQYLSTGYLQITERREPIGSMSSMEVNVDMLEQMDLMDMSDHEALDVFLHSGGEDNSAASPVTGPDIESFTTEISLQVPTQAELRHKLSSLSSTCTDSASQDTEAGEDDEDEEEAEQGGGGGVVGGGGRRRKPPVVVTLDEEEVHLDTALADREDQDDQSSRDCEERRQQI from the exons ATGGAGCAGTACCTGTCCACTGGATACCTTCAGATCACCGAGAGGAGAg AGCCAATAGGAAGCATGTCTTCCATGGAGGTCAACGTGGACATGCTGGAGCAGATGGATCTGATGGACATGTCCGACCACGAGGCTCTGGATGTCTTCCTGCACTCTGGGGGAGAGGACAACAGCGCTGCCTCACCTGTCACAG GTCCAGACATTGAGTCCTTTACAACTGAGATCAGCCTCCAGGTCCCCACCCAGGCCGAGCTCCGACACAAGCTTTCGTCCCTGTCCTCCACCTGCACGGATTCAGCCAGCCAGGACACTGAGGCCGGGGAGGATGatgaggacgaggaggaggctGAGCAAGGAGGAGGCGGCGGCGTtgttggaggaggaggaaggagaagaaaaccCCCAGTAGTAGTGACCCTGGACGAAGAGGAGGTCCACCTGGACACTGCGCTGGCGGACAGAGAGGACCAGGATGATCAGAGCAGTCGAGACTGTgaggagaggaggcagcagATTTGA
- the dtnbp1b gene encoding dystrobrevin binding protein 1b isoform X2, whose protein sequence is MAGSDASRTAAFTKSVELDAEHSQKVPGAEQAGVPTPQVKLKERQKFFEEAFQQDMEQYLSTGYLQITERREPIGSMSSMEVNVDMLEQMDLMDMSDHEALDVFLHSGGEDNSAASPVTGPDIESFTTEISLQVPTQAELRHKLSSLSSTCTDSASQDTEAGEDDEDEEEAEQGGGGGVVGGGGRRRKPPVVVTLDEEEVHLDTALADREDQDDQSSRDCEERRQQI, encoded by the exons atggctgGATCAGATGCATCACGCACCGCAGCATTCACAAAGTCAG TGGAGCTTGATGCGGAGCACTCGCAGAAAGTCCCCGGAGCCGAGCAAGCAGGGGTCCCAACACCCCAGGTGAAGCTGAAAGAGAGACAGAAGTTCTTTGAGGAGGCTTTTCAACAAGACATGGAGCAGTACCTGTCCACTGGATACCTTCAGATCACCGAGAGGAGAg AGCCAATAGGAAGCATGTCTTCCATGGAGGTCAACGTGGACATGCTGGAGCAGATGGATCTGATGGACATGTCCGACCACGAGGCTCTGGATGTCTTCCTGCACTCTGGGGGAGAGGACAACAGCGCTGCCTCACCTGTCACAG GTCCAGACATTGAGTCCTTTACAACTGAGATCAGCCTCCAGGTCCCCACCCAGGCCGAGCTCCGACACAAGCTTTCGTCCCTGTCCTCCACCTGCACGGATTCAGCCAGCCAGGACACTGAGGCCGGGGAGGATGatgaggacgaggaggaggctGAGCAAGGAGGAGGCGGCGGCGTtgttggaggaggaggaaggagaagaaaaccCCCAGTAGTAGTGACCCTGGACGAAGAGGAGGTCCACCTGGACACTGCGCTGGCGGACAGAGAGGACCAGGATGATCAGAGCAGTCGAGACTGTgaggagaggaggcagcagATTTGA
- the dtnbp1b gene encoding dystrobrevin binding protein 1b isoform X3, which produces MSTSPGARDGSQRSSLELDAEHSQKVPGAEQAGVPTPQVKLKERQKFFEEAFQQDMEQYLSTGYLQITERRGSMSSMEVNVDMLEQMDLMDMSDHEALDVFLHSGGEDNSAASPVTGPDIESFTTEISLQVPTQAELRHKLSSLSSTCTDSASQDTEAGEDDEDEEEAEQGGGGGVVGGGGRRRKPPVVVTLDEEEVHLDTALADREDQDDQSSRDCEERRQQI; this is translated from the exons TGGAGCTTGATGCGGAGCACTCGCAGAAAGTCCCCGGAGCCGAGCAAGCAGGGGTCCCAACACCCCAGGTGAAGCTGAAAGAGAGACAGAAGTTCTTTGAGGAGGCTTTTCAACAAGACATGGAGCAGTACCTGTCCACTGGATACCTTCAGATCACCGAGAGGAGAg GAAGCATGTCTTCCATGGAGGTCAACGTGGACATGCTGGAGCAGATGGATCTGATGGACATGTCCGACCACGAGGCTCTGGATGTCTTCCTGCACTCTGGGGGAGAGGACAACAGCGCTGCCTCACCTGTCACAG GTCCAGACATTGAGTCCTTTACAACTGAGATCAGCCTCCAGGTCCCCACCCAGGCCGAGCTCCGACACAAGCTTTCGTCCCTGTCCTCCACCTGCACGGATTCAGCCAGCCAGGACACTGAGGCCGGGGAGGATGatgaggacgaggaggaggctGAGCAAGGAGGAGGCGGCGGCGTtgttggaggaggaggaaggagaagaaaaccCCCAGTAGTAGTGACCCTGGACGAAGAGGAGGTCCACCTGGACACTGCGCTGGCGGACAGAGAGGACCAGGATGATCAGAGCAGTCGAGACTGTgaggagaggaggcagcagATTTGA
- the dtnbp1b gene encoding dystrobrevin binding protein 1b isoform X1 translates to MSTSPGARDGSQRSSLELDAEHSQKVPGAEQAGVPTPQVKLKERQKFFEEAFQQDMEQYLSTGYLQITERREPIGSMSSMEVNVDMLEQMDLMDMSDHEALDVFLHSGGEDNSAASPVTGPDIESFTTEISLQVPTQAELRHKLSSLSSTCTDSASQDTEAGEDDEDEEEAEQGGGGGVVGGGGRRRKPPVVVTLDEEEVHLDTALADREDQDDQSSRDCEERRQQI, encoded by the exons TGGAGCTTGATGCGGAGCACTCGCAGAAAGTCCCCGGAGCCGAGCAAGCAGGGGTCCCAACACCCCAGGTGAAGCTGAAAGAGAGACAGAAGTTCTTTGAGGAGGCTTTTCAACAAGACATGGAGCAGTACCTGTCCACTGGATACCTTCAGATCACCGAGAGGAGAg AGCCAATAGGAAGCATGTCTTCCATGGAGGTCAACGTGGACATGCTGGAGCAGATGGATCTGATGGACATGTCCGACCACGAGGCTCTGGATGTCTTCCTGCACTCTGGGGGAGAGGACAACAGCGCTGCCTCACCTGTCACAG GTCCAGACATTGAGTCCTTTACAACTGAGATCAGCCTCCAGGTCCCCACCCAGGCCGAGCTCCGACACAAGCTTTCGTCCCTGTCCTCCACCTGCACGGATTCAGCCAGCCAGGACACTGAGGCCGGGGAGGATGatgaggacgaggaggaggctGAGCAAGGAGGAGGCGGCGGCGTtgttggaggaggaggaaggagaagaaaaccCCCAGTAGTAGTGACCCTGGACGAAGAGGAGGTCCACCTGGACACTGCGCTGGCGGACAGAGAGGACCAGGATGATCAGAGCAGTCGAGACTGTgaggagaggaggcagcagATTTGA